GAACAAAATGCGCAAAGATGGCAGTATTCAAAAGATTTTAGAGCAGTGGCTTGCCAATAACCGACTGTAAGGCGTACACTTATAAGGCAAATACCATAACTCTTTGGTTTTACGCAAATACGTCGTCGTAATTTTCAATCCAAATTACTCGGGATTTGCTATAAGGGGCTATTCAAATGGCTAAAATTCGTGCTGCCGCTGTCGCCGGGGCGTTTTATCCGGACAATCCAGAAGCTTTACGCCACGACCTTACAAAGTTTCTCAATGAGGCGCAGCACCACCATGCCCCCAAAGAAGGGGCCCTTCCTGTCAAGGCATTGATTGTCCCTCATGCCGGGTATGTCTATAGCGGACCAATCGCTGCCAGCGCCTATATTAAGCTCCTCCCCTTAAGGAAGGTTATTAAACGGGTCATTCTGTTAGGGCCATGTCATCGTGTCCCTGTTGGGGGGCTGGCCTTATGCAGTGCCGATTATTATCAAACCCCACTGGGGCGCATCCCCATTGATCGCACCTTAACGCGCAAAATCGAAAAGCTGCCACAGGTTTTTACCTTTGATCCAACCCATGTGGAAGAACATAGCCTCGAAGTTCATCTCCCTTTTTTACAAATGATGCTTGCTGATTTTACCTTGCTGCCACTTGTTGTCGGGCAAGTCTCCCCTCAGGAAGTTGCGGAGGTTCTCAATCAGGTGTGGGGGGGCGAGGAAACCCTGATTGTCGTCAGCACCGACCTGTCACACTATCTGGATTATCAAGCCTGTCAGGAACTGGATCAAAAAACCTGCTCTGCCATTGAAAATTTTGAACCGGAAAAAATCGGCAATGAACAAGCCTGTGGCCGCATTCCACTTAAAGGGCTGCTGGAAAGTGCACATGCGCGTGGTATGGAGATCACTACACTGGACATACGTAACTCCGGTGATACCGCAGGGTCGCAAGACCGGGTTGTAGGCTATGGTTCCTGGGTCTTAAGCGGGGGAAGCCAGCCCACCCCCCATGAGACCTTTGCCTATAAAACCAAGGCGATTTTGGAACGTCATGGTAAAACCCTCATGCAAATTGCCGCTGCCTCCATCAAGCGTGGGATTACCCATCACGAACCGGTCAAGCTTGACCTGTCAAGCTTCCCTGATAGCTTACAGGACCTTGGCGCATCTTTTGTCACGATTGAAAAGAAAAATGGTGATTTGCGCGGCTGTATCGGTTCTCTCCAACCTCATGTCCCCTTGGCTAAAGATATCGCGGACAATGCCTTTAAAGCCGGTTTTGAAGACCCCCGTTTTCCACAAATTGCTCAGGATGAACTTGCGGGGCTCACCCTGCACATTTCTGTACTGTCTCCACAATTCCCGATCTATATCAAGGATGAAGCCGACCTTTTGGCCCAGCTTCGCCCCCATGTGGACGGGCTGATCATTCAAGATGGTGGACATCGCGCCCTGTTCCTACCTTCCGTCTGGGAAAAACTGGCCGATAAAAGACAGTTCCTCACACATTTAAAGCTCAAGGCAGGGCTAAGTGCCGACCACTGGTCCCCCAGTTTTAAAGCCTGGCGTTTTATTACAGAAGGTGTCCATTCAGAAGATCTGGACGACCCGGAAAAACTATGGCAATAAGCCTGTAATCAACCACATTGTTTTTGGAGTATATTCATTGAGTTTCACACTTAATCAAACGGCAATTGATAAGTTGCTGGACGTTGCCCGCAAGGCAGGCGACCTGACCATGGAAATTTATCAAAGCGATTTTGAAATTTATTCCAAAAAAGATGAATCCCCTGTTACCGAGGCAGATCGCAAGGCC
This sequence is a window from Terasakiella sp. SH-1. Protein-coding genes within it:
- the amrB gene encoding AmmeMemoRadiSam system protein B; amino-acid sequence: MAKIRAAAVAGAFYPDNPEALRHDLTKFLNEAQHHHAPKEGALPVKALIVPHAGYVYSGPIAASAYIKLLPLRKVIKRVILLGPCHRVPVGGLALCSADYYQTPLGRIPIDRTLTRKIEKLPQVFTFDPTHVEEHSLEVHLPFLQMMLADFTLLPLVVGQVSPQEVAEVLNQVWGGEETLIVVSTDLSHYLDYQACQELDQKTCSAIENFEPEKIGNEQACGRIPLKGLLESAHARGMEITTLDIRNSGDTAGSQDRVVGYGSWVLSGGSQPTPHETFAYKTKAILERHGKTLMQIAAASIKRGITHHEPVKLDLSSFPDSLQDLGASFVTIEKKNGDLRGCIGSLQPHVPLAKDIADNAFKAGFEDPRFPQIAQDELAGLTLHISVLSPQFPIYIKDEADLLAQLRPHVDGLIIQDGGHRALFLPSVWEKLADKRQFLTHLKLKAGLSADHWSPSFKAWRFITEGVHSEDLDDPEKLWQ